The following coding sequences are from one Plasmodium coatneyi strain Hackeri chromosome 11, complete sequence window:
- a CDS encoding SICA antigen — protein MDKTDPAHRTAFWGDIENVVKKLAEALNKKDETKDDLSEKITDKCDSLSDSEKATCKNIAKWLRGIYGINLERGENQHHPTENQKFEQTIGCLILNLYAQEIKTKCPLMGETVKQAFTINEGLYKTECKSGGNNNCVKCEWDECANYTFEKGVDLRKKVKELLEANKDIKRTMSTISDTCKQSISITGWFTLFSKDTIEYDKKNYSELNFLLPLCEDVQSTLGPGMDKYKDFCKIMIRNIILTTAVQKQYEDKDQNVQQENRTPCTKIVKGIPVCDLLKVWMYYMPFFCAPKDVIERAISAVQQVRKGFSQDRKYEKCAYDAALNLPYTGQTNNTDDPYYPFSTNILYSNIMKEVTDKKWCADKDEFQKRKKMPEDPDPARAERGEKVQIRSGDNDLGDVSKIIEKVNERVEEEVKEKKKKPDTESASTQPQPPPQPPPPKPSQSDETKSSAAESPAENVIPAEEAQEGEKKSEQEEPDAQGTQSDSEEKVTHKDEPATSEDSNEDASSSSTSSSSSSSTPGAASLGAEGTPSPAKLTAKKGIDPFLPYFPLAPAVLGISVMSYLLWKYFGMLRNTRKRYRRSYQVRGPSLEQQIVDHVNQPGPREYYIVKERKPRSTPKTRRGKQSAGRLRRGVRRRMIIDIHLEVLNECQRGDAHSTKEDYFTILVQEFMGSEFIEHKNVPKERVPCSDSGFREERLYS, from the exons atggacaaaacaGATCCAGCGCACAGG ACTGCCTTTTGGGGTGACATCGAAAATGTGGTGAAAAAATTAGCTGAAGCCTTAAACAAAAAGGACGAAACAAAAGATGATCTAAGCGAGAAGATTACGGACAAATGTGATTCACTAAGTGATAGCGAAAAGGCGACATGTAAGAACATTGCTAAATGGTTGAGGGGTATATACGGTATTAACTTGGAACGGGGTGAAAATCAGCACCACCCTACAGAGAACCAAAAATTTGAGCAGACAATAGGTTGTCTCATATTAAATTTGTACGCTCAGGAAATAAAGACCAAGTGTCCACTCATGGGAGAAACTGTTAAACAGGCTTTTACTATCAATGAGGGGCTTTACAAAACTGAGTGCAAGAGTGGTGGGAATAATAACTGTGTTAAATGCGAGTGGGACGAATGTGCAAATTATACTTTTGAAAAAGGAGTGGAcctaaggaaaaaagtgaaagaattGCTTGAAGCGAATAAGGACATAAAAAGAACTATGTCTACTATAAGTGATACATGTAAGCAAAGTA TAAGTATTACTGGATGGTTCACACTATTTTCGAAGGATACGATAGAGTATGATAAAAAGAACTATAGCGAATTGAACTTCCTTCTACCTTTATGTGAAGATGTGCAGAGTACCCTTGGCCCTGGCATGGACAAGTACAAagatttttgtaaaattatgaTAAGGAACATAATATTAACGACAGCTGTTCAAAAGCAATATGAAGACAAAGACCAGAATGTGCAACAGGAGAATCGGACACCATGTACAAAGATTGTAAAAGGAATTCCTGTATGTGACTTACTTAAAGTATGGATGTATTATATGCCTTTCTTCTGTGCCCCAAAGGATGTCATAGAACGTGCCATTAGCGCAGTGCAACAGGTAAGGAAAGGATTTAGTCAAGATAGGAAGTATGAGAAATGTGCTTATGATGCTGCACTTAATCTTCCTTATACGGGACAGACGAATAATACGGATGACCCGTACTACCCATTTTCCACAAATATATTGTATTCTAATATTATGAAAGAAGTAACTGACAAGAAATGGTGTGCCGATAAGGATGAATtccaaaagaggaaaaagatgcCTGAGGATCCAGACCCTGCACGCGCAGAAAGGGGAGAGAAGGTTCAAATAAGGAGTGGTGATAATGACCTAGGAGACGTTAGCAAAATTATTGAGAAAGTTAACGAAAGAGTAGAGGAGGaggtaaaggaaaagaaaaagaaaccaGATACGGAATCAGCGTCCACCCAACCTCAACCTCCACCCCAACCCCCTCCACCAAAACCCTCCCAATCTGATGAAACTAAATCTTCCGCAGCGGAATCACCTGCAGAAAATGTAATTCCTGCAGAGGAAGcgcaggaaggggaaaaaaagtctGAACAGGAAGAACCAG ATGCACAAGGAACACAGAGCGacagtgaagaaaaagtaacCCACAAAGATGAACCAGCTACTTCTGAGGATAGCAACGAGGATGCCTCTTCTTCTAGTACTAGTAGTTCCTCATCAAGTAGTACTCCAGGTGCTGCTTCTCTGGGTGCCGAAGGCACCCCTTCTCCTGCCAAACTTACTGCCAAGAAAGGAATcgatcccttccttccttatttcccTCTTGCTCCTGCCGTGCTTGGTATTTCTGTTATGAGCTACTTactctggaag tactttggaatgcttcgtaatacaagaaaacgttacagaagatcttatcaagtacgtggtccgtccttagaacagcagattgttgaccatgtgAACCAACCAggtccacgtgaatattacattgtaaaggaacgcaaacctcgttcaACGCCTAAAAcaaggaggggaaaacagAGCGCTGGTCGTCTTCGCCGTGGTGTGCGTCGCCgtatgattattgatattcatttagaagtcttaaacgaatgtcaaaGGGGGGATgcgcattcgacgaaggaagattattttaccattcttgttcaagaatttatgggttCTGAGTTTATcgaacataaaaatgttcctaaggaacgggttccatgttcagattccgggtttagggaggaaagactttattcctaa